A window of Corallococcus macrosporus DSM 14697 contains these coding sequences:
- a CDS encoding DUF7594 domain-containing protein: MLPILGVAVGCGGGGAEEAGGQRAQAAAVEARALPPGCEDLGREYNSTAHTVSDTYVVQGAPDTPHGTSPVLISDGNPRQEAYLRFRVDNATTATILQATLRLYAVDGSRDGPAVYATSADWGIHALTWNNRPPPIGEPLANVGPIASGTFVEYDVTAHVTGNGLHSFALVPEVGDGTDFASTRFSVYNQRPELRLRMRETVPRCQYWGTGGTVTQVLRGGEHANALATDSSGGFATLSTVHYDDAPYGTGLRLTRYDANGSSVWTRDYPQPGNWLTLGGLVLTPLGNLLVHGQYTGELDFGAGPIPGTGAGSHGFFVAKFSPTGQFVWARSFRSVVNDQGTVTQGQLLANGIATDANGSLILTGEFTGQMDLGGGILDAGPSTHPPSGYRGMFLAKFSWEGNHLWSHAFAASADGGTQGLAVAADSQGHVLVGGNTSGTNPLGSAAPQTPFIARFLPTGELQWARRLDGTTGSIRGVAAMPDDAVAFSGHVRGTFTFAGNALTAPVDWPDMVLGVLETSSTDRWGRLYGGDEGEYSRGLVVDAQGNLVTTGLFNSRTDLGGGTLNPYEAGEVNPYVASYGPDGSHRWSRAMGEGLIPTLLGLTPSGETFFGGYLLESEPIRVDQTNYSSDDGFTFLLRLSP, translated from the coding sequence GTGTTGCCCATCCTGGGGGTGGCGGTGGGGTGTGGCGGCGGTGGGGCGGAGGAGGCCGGAGGCCAACGGGCCCAGGCCGCGGCGGTGGAGGCGCGGGCGCTTCCACCTGGCTGCGAGGACCTGGGCCGTGAATACAACAGCACGGCGCACACGGTGAGCGACACCTACGTCGTCCAGGGCGCGCCGGACACGCCCCACGGCACGTCCCCGGTCCTCATCTCCGATGGAAACCCACGGCAGGAGGCCTACCTGCGCTTCCGGGTGGACAACGCGACGACCGCCACCATCCTCCAGGCGACGTTGAGGCTCTACGCCGTGGACGGCTCGCGCGACGGCCCCGCCGTGTACGCCACCAGCGCGGATTGGGGCATCCACGCCCTGACGTGGAACAACCGGCCCCCTCCCATCGGCGAGCCCCTGGCGAACGTGGGCCCCATCGCCTCTGGCACCTTCGTGGAATACGACGTCACGGCCCACGTGACGGGGAATGGCCTGCACAGCTTCGCGCTCGTGCCCGAGGTGGGCGACGGGACGGACTTCGCGTCGACCCGATTCTCCGTCTACAACCAGCGCCCCGAGCTGCGACTGCGCATGCGAGAAACAGTGCCCCGGTGCCAGTACTGGGGCACGGGTGGCACCGTCACCCAGGTGCTCCGCGGCGGCGAGCACGCCAACGCGCTGGCCACGGACAGCAGCGGCGGCTTCGCCACCTTGAGCACGGTCCACTACGACGACGCACCCTATGGGACGGGGTTGCGGCTGACGCGCTACGACGCGAACGGCTCCTCGGTGTGGACGCGGGACTATCCCCAGCCGGGGAACTGGCTGACGCTCGGAGGGCTCGTGCTCACGCCGCTGGGCAACCTGCTCGTGCACGGCCAATACACGGGCGAGCTGGACTTCGGCGCCGGCCCCATCCCCGGAACAGGCGCGGGCTCGCACGGCTTCTTCGTCGCCAAGTTCAGCCCCACCGGTCAGTTCGTCTGGGCCAGGTCCTTCCGCTCGGTCGTCAACGACCAGGGGACGGTGACCCAGGGACAGCTCCTGGCCAACGGCATCGCCACCGATGCGAACGGAAGCCTCATCCTCACCGGTGAGTTCACGGGCCAGATGGACTTGGGGGGCGGCATCCTGGACGCGGGCCCGTCCACCCATCCGCCCAGCGGATACCGGGGGATGTTCCTCGCGAAGTTCTCCTGGGAAGGGAACCACCTGTGGTCCCACGCCTTCGCCGCGAGCGCGGACGGCGGCACCCAGGGGCTCGCCGTGGCGGCCGACAGCCAGGGCCACGTCCTGGTCGGAGGGAACACCAGCGGCACCAACCCGCTGGGCTCCGCCGCACCGCAGACGCCCTTCATCGCGCGCTTCCTCCCCACCGGTGAACTTCAATGGGCGCGCCGGCTCGACGGGACGACGGGCAGCATCAGGGGCGTGGCGGCGATGCCAGATGACGCCGTGGCGTTCAGTGGGCACGTCCGAGGCACCTTCACCTTCGCGGGCAACGCCCTGACGGCGCCTGTCGACTGGCCGGACATGGTGCTGGGCGTGCTGGAGACCTCCTCGACGGACCGCTGGGGGCGCCTGTATGGCGGCGACGAGGGTGAATACAGCCGCGGCCTCGTCGTGGACGCGCAGGGCAACCTGGTGACGACGGGCCTCTTCAACTCCAGGACCGACCTGGGCGGCGGCACCTTGAATCCCTACGAGGCCGGCGAGGTGAACCCCTATGTCGCCAGCTACGGGCCCGACGGCAGCCACCGCTGGTCTCGCGCCATGGGTGAAGGACTGATTCCAACGCTGCTGGGCCTGACACCTTCGGGGGAGACGTTCTTCGGCGGATACCTCCTGGAGTCGGAGCCCATCCGCGTGGACCAGACGAACTACTCCTCCGATGACGGCTTCACCTTCCTCCTGAGGCTGTCGCCCTGA
- a CDS encoding peptidase M23: MKTMKLTMAGLVLAAAGWATSVTAATAVGPICDTAARVGSTTYYSCSGGSHNALDMSNGTCSVWNHRGMINVSRHYVYYGGCANNCSGGTSCNGGAGNYYITSGGSGWQFRQLHLNSNVSSGTKTCDRCALGLVGSTGNSTGAHVHADNRQYGTRKTAWYTNVGTTCGSSAYCSNRVGTPTL; encoded by the coding sequence ATGAAGACGATGAAGCTGACCATGGCGGGCCTGGTGCTCGCCGCGGCGGGTTGGGCCACGTCTGTCACGGCCGCCACGGCCGTGGGCCCCATCTGTGACACCGCGGCGCGCGTGGGTTCCACGACGTACTACTCGTGCTCGGGCGGCAGCCACAACGCGCTCGACATGAGCAACGGCACCTGCAGCGTGTGGAACCACCGCGGGATGATCAACGTCAGCCGCCACTACGTGTACTACGGCGGCTGTGCGAACAACTGCAGCGGCGGCACGAGCTGCAACGGCGGCGCGGGCAACTACTACATCACCTCGGGTGGCAGCGGCTGGCAGTTCCGCCAGCTCCACCTGAACTCCAACGTCTCGTCCGGCACCAAGACGTGCGACCGCTGCGCGCTGGGCCTCGTGGGCTCCACGGGCAACTCCACCGGCGCGCACGTCCACGCGGACAACCGCCAGTACGGCACGCGCAAGACGGCCTGGTACACCAACGTCGGTACGACGTGCGGCTCCAGCGCGTACTGCAGCAACCGCGTCGGCACGCCCACGCTGTAG
- a CDS encoding DUF547 domain-containing protein → MATPSTPRRRLSLIAVLLAVAALLGAGGALHVQGLLPARVPSANSPFSYHDYEKVLRHVRPDGDVDFASVGRERKTLDAFVASLASFSPHNRPDVFPTPEDALAYWLNTYNALVLQQVVDGYPYLETVQQPLFGRFFWGRSWPVGGERLTLWALKNRVLRREFADPRIHLALFQAARGGPRLDGSHFQPEFLDSQLNEAGRRFVGDRRNVRLERDTVYLASLFDEYREDFLAALPEGRGGNVLQFVWAFLPDTCEERPGCDTRSDLDRACGPRLDQCRVAFMAQDWTLPDAAARAARP, encoded by the coding sequence GTGGCCACTCCCTCCACTCCTCGCCGCCGTCTCTCCCTCATCGCCGTGCTGCTGGCCGTGGCCGCGCTGCTGGGCGCGGGAGGCGCGCTCCACGTGCAGGGGTTGCTGCCCGCGCGGGTGCCCTCCGCCAACAGCCCGTTCAGCTACCACGACTATGAGAAGGTGCTGCGGCACGTGCGGCCCGACGGGGACGTGGACTTCGCCTCGGTGGGCCGCGAGCGGAAGACGCTGGACGCCTTCGTCGCCTCGCTGGCGTCGTTCTCCCCGCACAACCGGCCGGACGTCTTCCCCACGCCGGAGGACGCGCTGGCCTACTGGCTCAACACCTACAACGCGCTGGTGCTCCAGCAGGTGGTGGACGGCTACCCGTACCTGGAGACGGTGCAGCAGCCCCTGTTCGGGCGCTTCTTCTGGGGCCGCTCCTGGCCGGTGGGCGGCGAGCGGCTGACGCTGTGGGCGCTGAAGAACCGCGTGCTGCGCCGCGAGTTCGCCGACCCGCGCATCCACCTGGCGCTGTTCCAGGCGGCGCGCGGCGGCCCCAGGCTGGACGGCTCGCACTTCCAGCCGGAGTTCCTGGACTCGCAGCTCAACGAGGCCGGGCGCCGCTTCGTGGGGGACCGGCGCAACGTGCGGCTGGAGCGCGACACCGTCTACCTGGCGTCGCTCTTCGACGAGTACCGCGAGGACTTCCTCGCCGCGCTGCCCGAGGGCCGCGGCGGCAACGTGCTCCAGTTCGTCTGGGCCTTCCTGCCGGACACCTGCGAGGAGCGGCCGGGCTGCGACACCCGCAGTGACTTGGACCGCGCCTGCGGCCCCCGGCTGGACCAGTGCCGCGTCGCCTTCATGGCGCAGGACTGGACGTTGCCAGACGCCGCCGCTCGCGCCGCCCGGCCCTGA
- a CDS encoding cation-translocating P-type ATPase, producing the protein MKDQPSAPARPAAPAPARPPASAKPPWHALPPDQVLTTLGSTAEGLTDEEAEARLARHGPNVLERARGDGPLKLLWRQVNSPFIWVLIASSVLAVIMGKVTDGLVVAAVVVLNTLIGFVQEFRAGKAIESLSRMVPENATVIRAGRKARVPAAQGVPGDVMELAPGDKVPADMRLLTARNLTVEEAALTGESVPAQKAVAPVPEDAELGDRASLLFGGTLVTSGSATAVVVATGQATELGRISTLLREATDLQTPLTKALAVIGKYITLGILVISAALLVVGLVRGYAVSEAVVVAITLAVAAIPEGLPAIVTIALAIGVQRMAARRAVIRKLPAVETLGSTTVICTDKTGTLTRNEMTVRALWTATGRYALSGVGYSPKGELSRDGARLDAPPPEVLELLLAGALCNDAALQHRDGQWDMTGDPTEAALLVAAEKAGMPVEEARAEHPRVDAIPFESENQFMATLHDDGQGGRRILLKGAPEVVLRRCALEDHVTSDTVLAEVDGLARQGMRVLAVACRDVSVSHAALRMEDVEGGLRLLGLEGMIDPPREEAMAAVRACHEAGITVKMITGDHPATAVAIGAQLGLLKPEEEKGVTGAQLAATEDAALEEVARRSNVFARVAPEHKLRLVRALQRRQHVVAMTGDGVNDAPALKQANIGVAMGITGTAVAKDAADIVLTDDNFASIVAAVEEGRRVYDNLIKSLAFVLPTNLGLALILLFGVSLFPIQEVQGRLVPLMAMLPTQLLWINLVATVSLALPLAFEAREPDVMRRPPRDPAAPVLSHFVLMRTGLVALLMAAGAIGLFLWEFRRDIPRTGQAHALAEAQTMAVNTVISFQMFYLFMCRSLKGSVRKVGLFSNRTVFVGMGLLVLLQVAFMYLPFMQRVFGTAPLGLKDVGLSILVGAVVLPVVGLEKWLRQRKEDTRAPPPALRAGRRERRRLATSSPAP; encoded by the coding sequence ATGAAAGATCAGCCCTCCGCACCCGCACGACCGGCTGCACCAGCGCCCGCCAGGCCGCCTGCCAGCGCCAAGCCCCCGTGGCACGCGCTGCCGCCGGACCAGGTGCTGACGACGCTCGGGAGCACGGCGGAGGGGCTGACGGACGAGGAGGCGGAGGCGCGCCTGGCGCGTCACGGGCCCAACGTGCTGGAGCGCGCCCGGGGGGATGGCCCGCTGAAGCTGCTGTGGCGGCAGGTGAACAGCCCCTTCATCTGGGTGCTCATCGCCTCCTCGGTGCTGGCCGTCATCATGGGGAAGGTGACGGACGGGCTGGTGGTGGCCGCGGTGGTGGTGCTCAACACCCTCATCGGCTTCGTGCAGGAGTTCCGGGCGGGCAAGGCCATTGAGTCGCTCAGCCGGATGGTGCCGGAGAACGCCACGGTGATTCGCGCGGGCCGCAAGGCGCGGGTGCCCGCGGCGCAAGGCGTGCCAGGGGACGTCATGGAGCTGGCGCCAGGGGACAAGGTGCCCGCGGACATGCGCCTGCTCACCGCGCGCAACCTCACGGTGGAGGAGGCCGCGCTCACGGGCGAGTCCGTCCCCGCGCAGAAGGCCGTGGCCCCCGTGCCGGAGGACGCCGAGCTGGGAGACCGCGCCAGCCTGCTCTTCGGCGGCACCCTGGTGACGTCCGGCTCCGCCACCGCGGTGGTGGTGGCCACCGGGCAGGCCACCGAGCTGGGCCGCATCTCCACGCTGCTGCGCGAGGCCACCGACCTCCAGACGCCGCTGACCAAGGCCCTGGCCGTCATCGGCAAGTACATCACCCTGGGCATCCTGGTGATTTCCGCCGCGCTGCTGGTGGTGGGGCTGGTGCGCGGCTACGCGGTGAGCGAGGCCGTGGTGGTGGCCATTACCCTGGCCGTCGCCGCCATCCCGGAGGGCCTGCCCGCCATCGTCACCATCGCCCTGGCCATTGGCGTGCAACGCATGGCCGCCCGGCGGGCCGTCATCCGCAAGCTGCCCGCGGTGGAGACGCTGGGCAGCACCACCGTCATCTGCACGGACAAGACGGGCACCCTCACCCGCAACGAGATGACGGTGCGGGCCCTGTGGACCGCCACCGGGCGCTACGCGCTCAGCGGCGTGGGCTATTCGCCCAAGGGCGAGCTGTCCCGGGACGGCGCGCGCCTGGACGCGCCGCCGCCAGAGGTCCTCGAGCTGCTGCTGGCGGGCGCGCTGTGCAACGACGCCGCGCTCCAGCACCGCGACGGGCAGTGGGACATGACGGGCGACCCCACGGAGGCCGCGCTCCTGGTGGCGGCGGAGAAGGCGGGCATGCCCGTGGAGGAGGCGCGGGCGGAGCACCCGCGCGTGGACGCCATCCCCTTCGAGTCGGAGAACCAGTTCATGGCCACCCTCCATGACGATGGGCAGGGCGGCCGCCGCATCCTGCTCAAGGGCGCGCCGGAGGTGGTGCTGCGCCGCTGCGCCCTGGAGGATCACGTCACGTCCGACACGGTGCTGGCGGAGGTGGACGGCCTGGCGCGGCAGGGCATGCGGGTGCTCGCGGTGGCGTGCCGGGACGTGTCGGTGTCCCACGCCGCGCTGCGCATGGAGGACGTGGAAGGCGGCCTGCGGCTGCTGGGCCTGGAGGGGATGATTGACCCGCCGCGCGAGGAGGCCATGGCCGCGGTGCGCGCCTGCCACGAGGCGGGCATCACCGTGAAGATGATTACCGGCGACCACCCGGCCACGGCGGTGGCCATCGGCGCGCAGCTCGGGTTGCTGAAGCCGGAGGAAGAGAAGGGCGTCACCGGCGCGCAGCTCGCCGCCACGGAGGACGCGGCGCTGGAGGAGGTGGCCCGCCGCTCCAACGTCTTCGCGCGCGTGGCACCCGAGCACAAGCTGCGGCTGGTGCGCGCGCTCCAGCGCCGGCAGCACGTGGTGGCCATGACGGGGGACGGCGTCAATGACGCGCCCGCGCTCAAGCAGGCCAACATCGGCGTGGCCATGGGCATCACCGGCACGGCGGTGGCGAAGGACGCGGCGGACATCGTGCTGACGGACGACAACTTCGCCTCCATCGTCGCGGCGGTGGAGGAGGGGCGGCGCGTCTACGACAACCTCATCAAGTCCCTGGCCTTCGTGCTGCCCACCAACCTGGGCCTGGCGCTCATCCTGTTGTTCGGCGTGTCCCTCTTCCCCATTCAAGAGGTGCAGGGCCGGCTGGTGCCGCTCATGGCCATGCTGCCCACGCAGCTCCTCTGGATAAACCTGGTGGCCACGGTGTCGCTGGCGCTGCCCCTGGCCTTCGAGGCGCGCGAGCCGGATGTCATGCGCCGGCCCCCCAGGGACCCGGCGGCCCCGGTGCTGAGCCACTTCGTGCTGATGCGCACCGGCCTGGTGGCGCTGCTCATGGCGGCGGGCGCCATCGGCCTCTTCCTGTGGGAGTTCCGCCGGGACATTCCTCGCACCGGGCAAGCGCACGCGCTGGCGGAGGCGCAGACGATGGCGGTGAACACCGTCATCAGCTTCCAGATGTTCTACCTGTTCATGTGCCGCAGCCTGAAGGGCTCGGTGCGCAAGGTGGGCCTCTTCAGCAACCGCACGGTGTTCGTGGGCATGGGCCTGCTGGTGCTGCTCCAGGTGGCCTTCATGTACCTGCCCTTCATGCAGCGCGTGTTCGGCACCGCGCCGCTGGGGCTGAAGGACGTGGGCCTGTCCATCCTCGTCGGCGCGGTGGTGCTGCCCGTGGTGGGGCTGGAGAAGTGGCTGCGGCAGCGCAAGGAGGACACCCGCGCGCCCCCTCCGGCGCTCAGGGCCGGGCGGCGCGAGCGGCGGCGTCTGGCAACGTCCAGTCCTGCGCCATGA
- a CDS encoding Rieske 2Fe-2S domain-containing protein: MEPTPKVIRHFHPVLSARALGSKPVRVEVAGRAYALFRDGSGQAAALADACPHRFAPLSKGTVRADGRLQCPYHGWRFDAQGRGSNPSQPELRHCDARGFQVVERYGYLWLAERDTPLSAMPDMGDEGYVFGGAFSTHFAAPLHVSLDNFSEDEHTPYVHTRLGWDDANAGRVEFEARNLEDRTEVHYRAPQRPAPMMKVLGVREGDFFQNDWVTRFDPVRSQYTIQWVAPDGAPRPFITRANIFFVPETARTTRLHVFSFLRTEQPLVRPLLPVAARAAMALTWWEVRDDARFIATVADTPYSHKGMRLDRFDTPLVHQRRLLERIYYGAGPKRTGAVVPLAREAPGR; this comes from the coding sequence ATGGAGCCTACCCCCAAGGTCATCCGTCACTTCCACCCGGTGCTCTCCGCCCGCGCGTTGGGCAGCAAGCCGGTCCGCGTGGAGGTGGCGGGCCGGGCCTACGCGCTCTTCCGGGATGGCTCCGGGCAGGCCGCGGCGCTCGCGGATGCCTGTCCCCACCGCTTCGCGCCCCTGTCCAAGGGCACGGTGCGCGCGGATGGCCGGCTCCAGTGCCCGTACCACGGCTGGCGCTTCGACGCGCAGGGGCGCGGCAGCAACCCCAGCCAGCCGGAGCTGCGCCACTGCGACGCGCGCGGCTTCCAGGTGGTGGAGCGCTACGGCTACCTCTGGCTGGCCGAGCGGGACACCCCGCTTTCGGCGATGCCCGACATGGGCGACGAGGGCTACGTCTTCGGCGGCGCGTTCTCCACGCACTTCGCGGCGCCGCTGCACGTGTCGCTCGACAACTTCAGCGAGGACGAGCACACGCCCTACGTCCACACCCGCCTGGGCTGGGATGACGCGAACGCGGGCCGCGTGGAGTTCGAGGCGCGCAACCTGGAGGACCGCACGGAGGTGCATTACCGCGCCCCGCAGCGGCCCGCGCCCATGATGAAGGTGCTGGGCGTGCGGGAGGGGGACTTCTTCCAGAACGACTGGGTGACGCGCTTCGACCCGGTGCGCAGCCAGTACACCATCCAATGGGTGGCGCCGGACGGCGCTCCACGCCCCTTCATCACCCGCGCCAACATCTTCTTCGTGCCGGAGACGGCGCGCACCACGCGCCTGCACGTCTTCTCCTTCCTGCGCACCGAGCAGCCCCTGGTGCGTCCGCTGCTCCCCGTGGCGGCGCGGGCGGCCATGGCCCTGACGTGGTGGGAGGTGCGGGACGACGCGCGCTTCATCGCCACCGTGGCGGACACGCCGTACAGCCACAAGGGGATGCGGTTGGACCGCTTCGACACGCCCCTGGTGCACCAGCGGCGGCTGCTGGAGCGCATCTACTACGGCGCCGGCCCGAAGAGGACGGGCGCCGTGGTGCCGCTCGCCCGCGAGGCCCCGGGCCGCTGA
- a CDS encoding HEAT repeat domain-containing protein: MSPLSMKRVGRAALLVALSSLLPVTARAEASLRPAQCTVQGMLEDVRAAMKRGSPALKRYVKMRLKEAALAMPAESLLAAMSDEQDPEVLEALGAALATKASNAEDPGLIQPLLARATGDSDPALRAAAVRGLRGVPSVEFMEKNGGVVTYEQLVRDPSPEVRAAVADNIVTESADVYSGHDRRVSEAAVSAAAASEDPAVAAKLLREVSMEAVGPEAVEQVTRQLRAEDPAVRAAAATALGGVPGGEAAGARGSLVDLFREDKDPAVRKAALQGIARLGQSHAVPVLESLRGVDRAMDAEIDAWVSVLKLNLQEWELVLREKQRRRR; this comes from the coding sequence ATGTCCCCCCTGTCGATGAAGCGAGTGGGGCGCGCGGCGCTCCTGGTGGCCCTCTCTTCCCTGCTGCCCGTGACGGCGCGCGCCGAGGCGTCGCTCCGCCCCGCGCAGTGCACCGTGCAGGGCATGTTGGAAGACGTGCGCGCGGCGATGAAGCGCGGCTCTCCCGCGCTGAAGCGCTACGTGAAGATGCGGCTGAAGGAGGCCGCGCTCGCCATGCCCGCGGAGTCCCTGCTGGCGGCGATGAGTGATGAGCAGGACCCGGAGGTGCTGGAGGCCCTGGGCGCGGCGTTGGCCACCAAGGCCAGCAACGCGGAGGACCCGGGCCTCATCCAGCCGCTGCTGGCCCGGGCCACCGGGGATTCGGACCCGGCCTTGCGCGCGGCGGCGGTGCGCGGCCTGCGCGGGGTGCCCTCCGTGGAGTTCATGGAGAAGAACGGCGGCGTGGTGACGTACGAGCAGTTGGTGCGTGACCCCTCTCCCGAGGTGCGCGCGGCGGTGGCGGACAACATCGTCACCGAGAGCGCGGACGTCTACAGCGGCCATGACCGCCGGGTGTCGGAAGCGGCGGTGTCCGCGGCGGCGGCGTCGGAGGACCCGGCGGTGGCGGCGAAGCTGCTGCGCGAGGTCTCCATGGAGGCCGTGGGCCCCGAGGCGGTGGAGCAGGTGACGCGCCAGCTCCGCGCGGAGGACCCGGCGGTGCGCGCGGCGGCGGCCACGGCCCTGGGCGGCGTGCCTGGCGGCGAGGCCGCGGGTGCGCGAGGCTCGCTGGTGGACCTGTTCCGGGAAGACAAGGACCCGGCGGTGCGCAAGGCGGCGCTCCAGGGGATTGCCCGGCTGGGCCAGTCTCACGCGGTGCCCGTGCTGGAGTCGCTGCGCGGCGTGGACCGCGCGATGGATGCGGAGATCGACGCCTGGGTGTCCGTCCTGAAGCTCAACCTCCAGGAGTGGGAGCTGGTGCTGCGGGAGAAGCAGCGCCGCCGGAGGTGA
- a CDS encoding Gfo/Idh/MocA family protein yields MSTARTVRMGVIGAGFARTTQIPALRALPGVEVVSLASARREKVEEAGRQLGVPHVTTDWREVVARPEVECVFVSTPPALHRDITLAALEAGKAVLCEKPTALDAREAEAMWRAARERRVLSLLDHELRFLPARRRMRELLRSGELGAVRGARVDYRNDNRASPERPWDWWSDAARGGGLLGAIGSHAVDTLRFMLGSEPDEVLGELATHTPERPDARTGQPRPVTSDDEARLLLRFGATTAAIELSMVSPGKPVHGVEVSCERGGLRVEGRELWRSTVGTRAWERVALPEEPPLPPGLPDNEWARGFLLLAEALTRALREGRASVEDAATLEDGWLNQRVLDAARRSHAERRWVRLASGT; encoded by the coding sequence ATGTCCACGGCTCGCACGGTTCGGATGGGTGTCATTGGCGCGGGCTTCGCGCGCACCACGCAGATTCCCGCGCTGCGAGCGCTGCCCGGCGTGGAGGTGGTGAGCCTGGCCAGCGCGCGGCGGGAGAAGGTGGAGGAGGCGGGCCGCCAGTTGGGGGTGCCGCACGTGACGACGGACTGGCGGGAGGTGGTGGCGCGGCCGGAGGTGGAGTGCGTGTTCGTCTCCACGCCGCCAGCGCTGCACCGGGACATCACCCTGGCCGCGCTGGAGGCGGGCAAGGCCGTGCTGTGCGAGAAGCCCACCGCGCTGGACGCGCGGGAGGCAGAGGCCATGTGGCGCGCGGCGCGTGAGCGGCGCGTCCTGTCGCTCCTGGACCATGAGCTGCGCTTCCTGCCCGCGCGGCGGCGGATGCGGGAGTTGCTGCGCTCCGGCGAGCTGGGCGCGGTGCGCGGCGCGCGTGTCGATTACCGCAACGACAACCGCGCCTCGCCGGAGCGGCCGTGGGACTGGTGGTCGGACGCTGCGCGAGGAGGCGGCCTGCTGGGCGCCATCGGCTCGCACGCGGTGGACACGCTGCGCTTCATGCTGGGCTCGGAGCCCGACGAGGTGCTGGGCGAGCTGGCCACGCACACCCCCGAGCGGCCCGATGCACGCACGGGGCAGCCGCGCCCGGTGACGAGCGACGACGAAGCGCGGCTGCTGCTCCGCTTCGGCGCGACGACCGCCGCCATCGAGCTGTCGATGGTGTCACCTGGCAAGCCCGTCCACGGCGTCGAGGTGTCGTGCGAGCGCGGGGGCCTGCGCGTGGAGGGCCGCGAGCTGTGGCGCTCCACGGTGGGCACGCGCGCCTGGGAGCGGGTGGCGCTTCCCGAGGAGCCGCCGCTGCCTCCCGGGCTGCCGGACAACGAATGGGCGCGCGGCTTCCTGCTGCTGGCGGAGGCGCTGACGCGGGCCCTGCGCGAAGGCCGCGCCTCGGTGGAGGACGCGGCCACGTTGGAGGACGGCTGGCTCAACCAGCGGGTGCTGGACGCCGCCCGGCGCTCTCATGCGGAGCGCCGGTGGGTTCGCCTGGCCTCCGGGACGTGA
- a CDS encoding HEAT repeat domain-containing protein, producing the protein MTSRNLRWTVAAGVLLVAAAVALLWPRTVPSLPDASPSVEPTASAASSAPGAPRASAASAAPTEPELAVEQIPMPGCWDGLHAFDASVSMDTFRQALVMAIGNGDRYLAAYLQERLTELVGEDASRALQVLEWARSASGPELGIYMEALKAAPAVHAPQVAQGLLKMGEDPGAPLQTRGAALDALETQRKLASGDIQRLKKLALDETLDSTAWVATRTLGRVMNEDFDRTGNYAPYWKELLDIGGTSDDMAVRLLALEMPSYSNPLIGGESFDSLKRILANDRERDVREMAAFRLGLTSEPDQALEIFRAAFQAEHDLCVRWAIFRFAVRAGGEKALPLLEQFATQDPRFTQDYLDFKALYASGTVDFARIWLGKREYHDCLVEEGAPH; encoded by the coding sequence ATGACTTCCAGAAACCTTCGTTGGACCGTGGCCGCGGGCGTCCTGCTGGTCGCGGCGGCCGTGGCCTTGCTGTGGCCACGGACCGTCCCCTCCCTCCCCGACGCGTCGCCATCGGTCGAGCCCACCGCATCGGCGGCGTCCAGCGCTCCAGGAGCACCTCGAGCCAGCGCCGCGAGCGCCGCGCCCACGGAGCCCGAGCTCGCGGTGGAGCAGATTCCCATGCCCGGGTGCTGGGACGGCCTGCACGCCTTCGACGCCTCGGTGTCCATGGACACCTTCCGCCAGGCGCTGGTGATGGCCATTGGCAACGGCGACCGGTACCTGGCGGCCTACCTCCAGGAGCGGCTGACGGAGCTGGTGGGCGAAGACGCCTCCCGCGCGCTCCAAGTGCTCGAGTGGGCCAGGAGCGCCAGCGGACCGGAGCTGGGCATCTACATGGAGGCGCTGAAGGCCGCGCCCGCGGTGCATGCGCCGCAGGTGGCGCAGGGCCTGTTGAAGATGGGCGAGGACCCAGGCGCGCCCCTGCAGACGCGCGGCGCCGCGCTGGACGCCCTGGAGACACAGCGGAAGCTGGCGTCTGGCGACATCCAGCGGCTCAAGAAGCTGGCGCTGGACGAGACGCTGGACTCCACCGCGTGGGTGGCCACGCGCACGCTGGGCCGGGTGATGAACGAGGACTTCGACCGCACCGGCAACTACGCGCCCTATTGGAAGGAGCTGCTGGACATCGGCGGCACGTCCGACGACATGGCCGTCCGGCTGCTCGCGCTGGAGATGCCGTCGTATTCGAACCCGCTCATCGGCGGAGAGTCCTTCGACTCGCTCAAGCGCATCCTGGCCAACGACCGCGAGCGGGACGTGCGGGAGATGGCGGCCTTCCGCCTGGGGCTCACGAGCGAGCCGGACCAGGCGCTGGAAATCTTCCGGGCCGCCTTCCAGGCCGAGCATGACCTCTGCGTGCGCTGGGCCATCTTCCGCTTCGCCGTCCGCGCGGGCGGCGAGAAGGCGCTGCCGCTGCTGGAGCAGTTCGCCACCCAGGACCCGCGCTTCACGCAGGACTACCTGGACTTCAAAGCCCTCTACGCGTCGGGCACGGTGGACTTCGCCCGCATCTGGCTGGGCAAGCGCGAGTACCACGACTGCCTGGTCGAAGAAGGAGCGCCGCACTGA